The Geothrix sp. DNA segment CCCGAACCCAGGGCGGAAGGCGCCTGGTATCCCGCCGAGGCCATCGGCGACGAGTCCGCCCAGGCCGTCCTCAGCAGCCCCGTGAAAGGAATCGTCTCGGCCATCCTGATCGCGCCGGGGCAGCATGTCGGCAGCGGCGCGGGACTGGTCACCCTCCAGAGCCCCGAGCTGGCCCGCTTCAAGGCCGACTGGCTGTCCGCCCGCGCTAAGCGTGACCGCGCCGAGGGCGAACTGGCCAGGGAGCAGCGGCTTTTCGAGGCTCAGGCGGGTTCGCGCCGAGAGCTGGAAGCCGCTCGGAGCGAGGCCGCCACGGCCCGAGCCGACGAAGAGGCCGCCCGTCTCGCCCTGGAGGCCCGGGGCCAGAATCCGGAAACCGCAGGCGCCGTCCTGACCGTGAGGGCCCCGAAGGGCGGCACGGTCACGGCCTACAAGATCCAGCCCGGCCAGGGGGTCGAAGCGGGTCAGGACCTGGGCAGCTTCCAGGCCGCCTCGGCCGCCATCGCACGCCTTGAATTGCCGCTCCCCGCCCCGGAGAACTGGCGGCCCGGTGCCGTGACCGAGGTCCGCCAGAGCGATGGCCAGCGCTGGAGGGCCCGGCTGGAGGGCACCCCCACCGTACTCACCACCGATACCCGGCGACTCAGCTATCGCCTGCGCCTTCTGGGTGGTTCCCTGCCCATCCCCGGCGCTTCCCTGGAGGTGAAGGTGCCCCTTGAACGCGCGGTCTACCTGCCCCAGGCGGCGCTCCAGCAGACGGACGGCCGCTGGGGAGTCTTCGTGGTGGACCAGGCAGAAGCGGTGTTCCGGCCCGTCAGACGCGGGCTGGACGTCAAGGACGAGGTGCTTGTGGCGGAGGGGCTGAAGTCCGGCGAGACAGTGGTGGCCGAGGGCGCCTACCTCCTCAAGGCGTTCCAGCAGAAGCGGGCCCAGCCCGAAGCGGGGGGCGGCCATGGCCACTGACCCCAGCCTCCCGGACGGATCAGACATCCCCCTTGATCCGGCCATGCCGCACGATCCCTACACGGTCTACACCCCGCAGCATCGAACGCTGATCCGCCGCTGGTTCGACTTCCTCCTCCCGCACAAGGGATGGGTGTTCGCCCTCAGCCTCGCCTGGGGGCTGGCGGGCGTCTTCACCTTCGCCCAGCTCAAGCGCGACCTCTTCCCGGACATGAACCTGCCCATCCTCAGCGTGCTCATCCAGAGCCCAGGCCGGGCCACGCCTGAACTGGAGCTGTCCGTGGCCCAGCCCACCGAGCAGGCCCTGGGCGGCATGCCCGGGGTCAAGCGCGTCGCGACGACGGTGCTCCCCGAGCTGGTCCAGGTGGTGGTGACATTTGACGGCGCCACGGATCCCTGGCGGGCGCGGCAGCTGGTGGCCGAGCGGCTGACCGGAGTGATCGGGAGCTTCCCGACTGGCACCCGTCCGCCCCTGATGTCCAGCGCGTCCGGCCGCCTTCAGGAGCTGATGGAGGTCGTCCTGGAAAGCGAGAGCGTGGACCCCATGAAGCTGCGGGACTACGCCGAGCAGGTGCTGGGGCCCAGGCTCCAGTCCCTGCCCGGCGTGGCCCGGGTGGAGCGCCTGGGGGGACAGGAGAGGTCCCTCCAGATCACGCTGGACCCCGGAAAGCTACGCAACCTCGGAGTCAGCCTGGATCGCGTGATGGCGGCCCTGGAACAGAGCCACCAGGACATGGCGACGGGGGTGCTGGAGATCCAGGACAAGGGCTGGTTCATGACCGTGGGCAGCCTCGCGGCGACCCCAGAGGAAGTGCGCCGGCTCCCCGTGCAGGCCGCCAGGGGGATCGTGACCCTGGGTGAAGTAGCCGATGTTCGCGAGGCCCCGGCCTTCCGCCGGGGACTGGCTCGGCACAACGGCCACGAGGATGTGAGCCTGCGCATCGTGAAGCAGCCAACCGCGGCCACGCTGGACGTGGCCGAGGGCGTTCGCACCGCCGTGGTGGAGCTGAAGAAGGGCCTTCCCGAGGGCATGCGCCTGGAGGTGATCTACGACCAGGGGCGTCTCGTCACCCGTGCCCTGAACGGCGTGACCCTGGCCCTGCTGGTGGGCGGTATCTTCGTGGCCATGGTCCTCGTGGTCCTCCTCGGGAACCTGCGCGGGGCCCTGCTGGTGCTGGCCGTGCTGCCCCTGGCCACCTTCGGGGCCGCGATCCCCCTGCACTTCGCCGGGCTGGGCCTCAACGCCATGACCCTCGGTGGCCTCGCCATCGCCGTGGGTCTCCTGGTGGATGCTGCGGTGATCATGGTGGAAAACCTGGCCCACCGGCTGCACACGCACAAAGAACAGGAGGAATCGCGCCGCGTGGCCCTCACCCGTGCCGCCGCCGAGGTGGCCACGCCCATCCTCATCGCCGTCCTGGTGATCCTGGCCGTCTTCATCCCCCTGCTGTCCATGGGCGGCATCGCGGGCAAGCTCTACGCGCCCCTGGCCGTGGCCGTGGCCTCGGCCATGACCATCAGCCTGGTGCTGACCTTCACCCTGGTGCCCGCCCTGGTGGAGCGGTTCCTGCCCCCCGGCACCTCCCTGGATGAGCCGCGCTTCATCGCAGCCATCAAGCGGATCTACGCGCCAGCCCTCGGCTGGGCCCTGCACCACGGCCCCCTGGTGCGCGTGCTGGCCCTTGGCCTCACCGTTCCCAGCCTCTGGCTGGCGTTTCAGCTCGGCACCAACTTCCTGCCCACGCTGGACGAGCGGGCCTTCATGCTCCTCTCCAAGGTGCCCGCGGAAAGCAGTCTGGAGGCCGTCGATCAGGCCAACGCACACCTGGATGCCCGCCTGAAGACCATCCCGGGTGTGGAATCCGTCTACCGGCGGAGCGGGCGCGCCGAGGTCACCGAGGACCCCTGCCCCATCACCGACAGCGAGATCATGGTCATCCTGAAACCTGTTGCCGATGAGCGCACCGTCGGGATGGAGGTGCTGGAGGCCGCCGAGGCCATGCCCTTCCCCGTGGAGGTGAACACCCCCATGCAGGAGCGCATCGCCGAGGGCATCGGGGGCACGCCTGCGGACATCCAGGTGAAGGTCTTCGGCCGCCACCTGGAGGCCATCCGGGGAGCGATCCCGGAACTCCGGGAGCGGCTTCTGAAAGTCGAGGGCGTCCGCAGCGTGACCCCGGACACGCCGGACCCCATGCCCCGCTGGCGACTGGTGCTCGACGAAGAGGCCTTGCGCCGTCTGGGCGTCCCCCGCCCCCTGGTGACGAGGACGCTTCAGGCGGCCCTCCAGGGCCTCCCCTCCGAGATCCGCTTCGAGGGTCCCCAGCGCATCGAGCGCATGGTGCGCTTTCCCAATGATGGCCGGATGAGCCCCGAGACCCTGAAGGGCACGCCCCTGGTCCTGGACGATGGCCGTGCCCTGACACTGGGCCAGGTGGCCCGCTTTGAGGAGGCCTCCACGCCCACCCTGGTCCGTCGGGAATCCGGTCAGCGGCGCCTCGGCCTCAACATCCGGACCTCCGGCGACCTCGGCGGCACGGCCAGGCGCATCGAGAAGGCTCTCGAGGGCATGAAGCTTCCCGAGGGCGCCTTCATCAAGCTGGGGGGGAAGATCGAGGAGACCCGGGAGACCCAGCGCCGGCTGGGGCTCGCCATCGTGGCCGCCCTGGCGCTGGTGGTGGGTCTCCTCTACATCGCCCTGAAGACCTGGCGGGAGGTGCTGGTGGTGCTCGCCACCCTGCCGGACGCCTTCGCGGGCGCGCTTGTGGCGTTGTGGCTGACCGGGGAGACCTGGAACATCAGCTCCATCGTGGGGATGATCGGGCTGTTCGGCGTGGCGGTGCAGAATAGCCTCGTGCTGATCACCCAGGCCAAGAGCCTGATGGCGCAGGGTCTCCCCTTCGAGGCTGCCCTGCGGGAAGCCAGCCTGGGCCGCGTGCGCCCCAAGCTCATGACCGCCGGGGCCGCCATCCTCGGCCTGATGCCCATGCTGTTCGGCTTCGGCGGTTCCGAGCTGGAGCGCCCCCTGGCCATCGCCATGGTGGGCGGCCTCGTCACCAGCACCCTCTTCACCCTGCTGGCCCTGCCTAGCTTCTACGCTTGGGTGGGGAAGCCGAAGGACGGGGAGGTCCCCACCGCCTGACCCGGCGCACGGCCGCGCCCCATCTTCGGATTCACGCCTTCGCCGGTCCAAGCGCCAGCGGAGGCTGGATCCGAATGACACGGGGGCCCCCCAAGGAGGACCCCCGCTGGCTCCGGGCACTGGAAACCCGGACCCCCCCTCGTACACCTGTTACTTCTGACCCTCCATGATCGTCGACGCCCGATGGCCCGCCAGATCCGGTTCCGAGATACCCGGCCCTCCGGTACCCAACACCTGATCAGGAGTCCATCCGCCCCGGCCGAACCCCTGCCCTGGCGATGAGGCCGGTCCTCATCGCCAAGGGGTAGGAGTGGATCCGATTCCTAGTTCCAGACGTTCCCGCTGGTGGTGTGGCCCTGCCCGTGGCAGGAGAGGGCGCAGCCGCCTCGGCCGATGGTGGCATTCACGGTGTAGGTGAGGGCCCCGGTGGCCGGCTGGGCGCCGCCGCCGAACTTGATGGTGTCGCTGGAGAGCTGGTCCGGCGTGATGCGGACGGCGGAGGTATCCAGGTACTTCCAGTGGTCGATGGCGCCCTGCTTGTTCTGGGTCATGTCGTGGCAGTAGTCGCAGGTCGTGTTGTGGGCCCCGGGGTTGTTGTGGCGGCCCGTGGCGTCGTTGTACTGGGTGGCCGTGGAGGCCACCTTGTGGCAGGCGATGCAGTAGGTGGTGGCATTCACCGTGAGGCTTCCGCTCTGCCAGCCCGGGGTGGTCTGGCCGCCATGGCAGCTCACGTTGGAGCAGGTGAAGGCCGAGGCGCTGGCCGTGATCCCGGCGGTGCCGGACTGGGCATTGAAGGTGGGATCGAGGGACACGGAGGCGGGACCGGACAGGATCGGGCTGGTCAGCCGCTTGTTGGCATTGCTGTAGTGGGTGTTGGCCGTGTCCCCGGGCACCGAGCCCACGTGGCAGGCTTCGCAGACCGAGGCGGTGAGGGAAGCGGGCAGCACGGGCGTGGTCCGGGTGAAGGTCAGCAGGGAGAGGTGCTTCAGGTGGGCGCCCTGGAGGTTCGGCCAGGTGGAGCCCGTGGGGCCCTGGGTCTTGAAGTTTGTGCCCACGTGGCAGGACAGGCAGGTCCCCGCGCCGGTGGCGACTGCGGTGGGATCGGCCAGGGTGTGGCAGACGTTGCAGGTGGGTCCGGTCTTGGCGGAGACGCCTCCCAGGTCATGGCAGGTGATGCACTCCCCGTTGAACTGGGCCAGGGTCAGGGTCTGGTGGTGGTTGCCACCGGTGCTGACGTCGGTGCTGAGGAAGGGCACGGGGTGCGCCACGCCGGATCCCTTGGGCATGGCCCAGTGGTTCGTGGTCGGCGTGTGGATCTGGCTGTGGCAGGTGAGGGCGCAGCCGCCATCGCCCTCGGGGTAGGTGGCGTTGATGGTGTAGGTGGCCGGGCCGGTGATCGGGTAGGTGGTGTTGCCGAGGTTGAACTTGATGGTGGTGCTGGGCAGCTTGTTGGTGCTGCTGACGGGTGTGGTGTTCAACTCCGCGAAGTGGTTCTGCGCGCCGGGGGTGGCCAACGTCATGTCGTGGCAGATGGTGCAGTCGAGGGTGCCCGCGGTGGAGTGGGTGCCCCAGGCATGGCGTCCGATGGCGTCGTTGTACTGGGAGGGCGTGGTCCCGTAGTTGATGGCGTGGCACAGGGTGCACTGGGAGGTCGAGGCGATGGTCCCGGTCCGCCAGTTGGGGGTATCCAGGCCACCGTGACAGCTGGTGCTGGAGCAGGTGAGGGCCGCGACATTGAAGCCCGCCGTGTTGCCGCTCTGGGCGTGATACAGGGCGTCGATGCTCACGGTGCCCGGCCCGGTCGGGGTGGCGACCCGGGCATTGGCATTGTTGTAGTGCGTGGTGCTGCCGGTGCCGGCATTGGCATGGCAGGTGTTGCAGGTCAGGGTCGTGAGCAGGCCCATGTGCTTGCCGTGGGCGCCGGCGATGCTCGGGAAGGAGGCCCCCGTGGGACCGGTGGGCAGGCCGGAAGAACCCACGTGGCAGGACAGGCAGGTTCCGACGCCGGTGGCCACCTGGGTGGGATCGGCGAGGGTGTGGCAGGTCGAGCAGACGGGGGCCGTGGCCAGAGGGGAGGTGCCGGAATAGGCGTGGCAGGTGGCGCAGTCGGCGGCGAAGGTGGCCGCCGTGGCGGTCAGGTGGCCGTTGCCCTGCGTGTCCGTCTGGCCCGCGTAGAAGGGCACCGCGTGGGGGGCGCCGGAGGCGGTCCACGTGTCGATCGCAGCCGCATGGATGTGGGTATGGCAGGTGAGGGCGCAACCGCCGTTGCCCTGGGTGGCGCTCGTCACCGTGTAGGTGCCGGGGCCCGTGACGATGGCGGGGTTGAAGACGATGGTGCCGCTGGGCAGCTGATCCGCGGGCACGCCCGTGGCGACGCCGTCCACCGCGCCGGTGTTGAGGTACTTGAAGTGCGCCAGGGCCCCGGCGGAGCCGTTGCCCATGTTGTGGCAGGTGGTGCAGGCGATGGCGTTCGCCGCGTTCGTGGCGTTGTGGGTGCCGAGGCTGTGGCGTCCGAAGGCGTCGTTGTACTGGGTGATCGTTCCCGCTGAAACGGCCACGCCGTGGCAGGCGGTGCACTGGGTGCTGCTGTTGAGGGTGCCCACCTGCCAGCCCGGGGTGGTCTGGGCGCCGTGGCAGCTCACGTTGGAGCACGTCAGCGAGGCCGGGGTGAAGGCCGGGGCCCCGCCCGTCTTGGCGGAGAACAGCAGGTCGATGGACACCGTGCCGGGCCCCGTGGGCACGCTGGAGCGGGCATTGGCGTTGTTGTAGTGGGTGAGGCTGCCGGTGCCGGCGCTGGCGTGGCAGGTGTCGCAGGTCAGCGCCGTGGCCAGGGCCAGATGCTTCGCATGGGCCCCGGCGATGCTGGGGAAGCTGGCGCCGGTGGGGCCCTTCGGAAGGCCGGAGGGGCCCACGTGGCAGGAGAGGCAGGTCCCGGCGCCCGTGGCCGCGACGGTGGGGTTGGCCAGGGCATGGCAGGCGGAGCAGAGCGGGGAGGTCGCGTTGGGGGAAGTCCCGGTGTAGGCGTGGCAGTTGCCGCAATCGGCCGTGAAAATGGCCGCCGTGGCGCTCAAGTGGCCATTGCCCTGGGCATCCTTCTGCCCGGTGAGGAAGGGCACCGGGTGGGGCACGTTGGCGAAGGTCCATTCGTTCACGGCCGTGGTGTGGATGTGGGTGTGGCAGGTGAGCGCGCAGCCCCCGTTGCCCTGGGTGGCGCTCGTCACGGTGTAGGTGCCTGGGCCCGTGACGATGGCGGGGTTGAAGGAGATGGTGCCGCTGGGCAGCTGGTCGGCGGGGCTTCCCGTGGCGACGCCGTCGACGGCCGGCGTGTTCAGGTACTTGAAGTGGGCGAGGGCCCCGGCCGAGCCGTTGCCCATGTTGTGGCAGGTGGTGCAGGCGATGGCGTTGGCCGCGTTCGTGGCGTTATGGGTGCCAAGGCTGTGCCGGCCGAAGGCATCGTTGAACTGGGCCGTGGTCGCGGAGGAGGCCGCCACACCATGACAGGCCGTGCACTGGACGCCGCTGTTGATCGCGCCCGTCTGCCAGCTGGGGGTGGCCTGGCCGCCGTGGCAGCTCACGTTCGAGCAGGTGAGCGCGGCCGGGGTGAAGAGGGAGGTGCCTGTCTTCGCGTTGAACGTGGCATCCATGGACACGGGCGCGGGGCCCGTGGGCGTGGCGACCCGCGCGTTGGCATTCGCATAGTGGGTGGCGGTGCCGCTGCCGCTGCCGGCGTGGCAGGTGTTGCAGGTCAGCGCCGTGGCCAGGTTCATGTGCTTGGTGTGGGCGCCGGCGATGCTGGGGAAGGTGGTGCCGCCGGGGCCCTTCGGCAGTCCGCTGGTGCCCGCATGGCAGGACAGGCAGGTGGCGGGGCCCGATGCGGCCAGGGTGGGATCCGCGAGCTTGTGGCACACGTTGCAGAGCGGCGCCGCGGCCATGGGCGAGCTGCCCGAATAGGCATGGCAGGCGGAGCAGTCCGCCGTGAAGACGGCCGCGGTGGCGGTGACGTGGCCATTGCCCTGGGTGTCGGTCTGGCCCGAGAGGAACGGGATGGCGTGCGGGGCGCCGCTGGCGGTCCAGGTGTCCACCGTCGCCACGTGGATGTGGGTGTGGCAGGTGAGGGCGCAGCCGCCGTTGCCCTGGGTGGCGCTCGTCACCGTGTAGGTGCCAGGGCCCGTGACGATGGCGGGGTTGAACACGATGGTGCCGCTGGGCAGCTGGTCCACGGGCAGGCCCGTGGCCACGGCGTCCACCGCCGGGGTGTTCAGGTACTTGAAGTGGGCGAGCGCGCCAGCCGAGCCGTTGCCCATGTTGTGGCAGGTGGTGCAGGCGATGGCGTTGGCGGCATTGGTGGCGTTGTGGGTGCCGAGGCTGTGGCGCGCGAAGGCGTCGTTGTACTGGGTGGTGGTCGCCGAGGAGGCGGCCACACCGTGGCAGGCGGTGCACTGCGTGCCGCTGTTGAGGGTGCCGCCCTGCCAGGCGGGGGTCCCCTGACCGCCGTGGCAACTGACGTTCGAGCAGGTGAGCGAGGCGGGCGTGAAGGTGGGGTTGCCACCACTCTTCGCCTTGAAGGTGGGATCCATGGCCACGGTGCCGGGTCCAGTGGGGGCCGCGGTCCGCGCGTTGGCATTGGCGTAATGGGTGGCGGTTCCCGTGCCGGCGCCGGTATGGCAGGTGTTGCAGGTCAGGGCCGTGGGCAGGGCCAGGTGCTTCGCATGGGCTCCGGGAAGGCTGGGGAAGGCCGTGCCGGCGGGGCCGGCGGGCAGGCCCGCGGGACCGACGTGGCAGGACAGGCAGGTCCCGGCCCCCGTCGCGGCCAGGGTGGGATTGGCCAGGGCATGGCAGATGGAGCAGAGCGGGGAAGCGGCGTTGGGCGAGGTTCCGGAGTACGCATGGCAGTTGGCGCAGTCCGCCGCGAAGATGGCGGCCGTGGCCGTCAGGTGGCCATTGCCCTGGACATCCTTCTGTCCGGTGAGGAAGGGCACCGGATGCGGGACGTTGGCGAAGGTCCAGTCATTCACGGCGGCGGTGTGGATGTGGGTGTGGCAGGTGAGGGCGCAGGTGCCGCTGCCCTGGGTGGCGCTGGTCACCGCGTAGGTGCCGGGGCCCGACACGATGAGGGGGTCGAAGGCGATGGTGCCGCTGGGCATCTGGTCCGCAGGCGCTCCGCTCGAGGCGCCGTCGACCGCCGGGGTGTTCAGGTACTTGAAGTGGGCCAGGGCGCCGGGCGAGCCATTGCCCATGTTGTGGCAGGTGGTGCAGGCGACGGCGTTGGCCGCGTTCGTGGCGTTGTGCGTGCCGAGGCTGTGCCGGCCGAAGGCGTCGTTGAACTGGGTGATGGTGGTCTTGGAGGCGGCCACGCCGTGGCACGCGGTACATTGTGTCCCGCTGTTGATCGTGCCGAACTCCCAGGCGGGCGTGGCCTGGCCCCCGTGGCAGCTCACGTTCGAGCAGGTCAGGGAGGCGTCGGTGAACGCGGGCGCCCCGCCCGTCTTGGCTGCGAACAGGGGATCGATGGCCACGCTGGCGGGCCCGGCGAGCTGCCAGAGCCGGGCATTGGCGTTGTCGTAGTGGGTGAAGGTGCCGCTGCCGCTGCCGCTGTGGCAGGTGTTGCAGGTCAGCGCCGTGGCCAGGTTCATGTGCTTGGCGTGGGCGCCGGCGATGCTGGGGAAGCCGGTGCCCCCGGGGCCCTTCGGCAGTCCGCTGGTGCCTTCGTGGCAGGAGCGGCAGGTGCCGGCATTGGTGCCCGGCAGGGTGGGATCCGCCAGTTGGTGGCATTCCTGGCAGAGCGGGGCCGTCGTCGTGGGGGAGGTGCCCGAATAGGCGTGGCAGTTGGCGCAGTCGGCGGCGAAGGCCGTGGCCGTGACGGTCAGGTGGCCATTTCCGCTGCTGGTGGTCATCCCGGCGAGGAAGGGGATCGGATGGGGGGCGACCTTGTCGTCGTGGCAGAGGGTCGCGTTGAAGCAGCCCGGCTGGGTACCTGCGGGCGCGGGGATGGCGGGGTGGCCGATCGGATTCTTCGCCGAGCCCGGGAAGTGGCACTGGACGCAGACGGCGGCATTGGACGGATCGGTCGTCACGTGGGTGAAGGTCGAGCCAGGGCCTAGGCGCCAGGGCTTGGGCGGATGCGGGGCGCTCACGCCATGGCAGGTGACGCAGGCATTGGCGGCGGGGCCGCCCGAGAAGTCCTTGTCGTGGCAGATCTGGCAGGAGGCCAGGCCCGCGCCGGCCGGCGTGCCGATCGCCGACTTGGCACGCAGGCCGTGGCTGCCCGGATCCGCGAAACCGGGCGTGGACTGGTGGTGGCACCCTGTCGTCATGCAGGTCGGGATGCCGCTGCCGACCCTGAGGATCGAGATCTCGTGGCACTTGGTGCACGCGGCCAACCCCGTCACCGCCTGCCCGCCATGGACCGTCATCCAGCCCGCCGGGTGGTAGTCCCCGTAGTACTGGGTGGTGTTGGCCGGGCTCTTGGTGCCGCCGCATCCGAACAGGCCGAGGACACAGAGGACCGCCGCGATCGCCATCCGATGCCACTTGGTTTGCTGGTCCTTCATGGCCCACATCCTTGAGAAACACGTGCCCGGGTTGATGGATCGGAGGAGGGGGCGGAAGCCGGTGGCCTTCGAGCGGTCAGGCACCTGCCCGTGGGGGGTCCTGGGTCTCCTGGCCCTTCGGGAGACGCTTCCTCCGGCCCTTCCTGCTTTCAAGTGGTTGTCGCGTGCGAAGTATCCTCAGATCATAGGCAAATCCTTTGAACACGCAATCACAACTCCAAGTGAATTATTGATTTGCGTTCTCAACGTGCGTAGTTCAAAGGGTCTAGTTCCGGTCGTATTTCTGTCCAAACCGGACCCTGAACATCCCCTCCCCCCACGTGGGTGCCAGGACCGGCTCCCGGCCGTCCTGGCTGTTGCAACAGCCTCTTGGATCAACGGGATGCGGCCCCGTCCCAACGGGCCCCGGGGCAGCCCTGCCGGGGCGCCTCGCGTAAACAACATGTGACGCCCGCACTGCCTGCCGTCTGAAAAAATCATCTGGCGTTCCCGTTCCGCCAGGGCCCATCTCCCCGCCGTTCTTCCGGCCATGGGTTCACCCCCCCTTCAGGACGATGTCTTCCCCGAGGCCCCCATGCTGCGCCGCACCATCGACGTCGACGAACGCCTGCCCCTGGCGCAGACCGTGCCACTCAGCCTGCAGCACCTGTTCGCCATGTTTGGCGCCACCGTGCTGGTGCCCTTCCTCTTCAAGGTGAATCCGGCCACCTGCCTGCTCATGAACGGCGTGGGCACGCTCATCTACCTCTTCGTGGCCAAGGGCCGCATTCCGGCCTACCTGGGCTCGAGCTTCGCCTTCCTCTCGCCGGTCTTCGCCGTGCTGGCCGCGGGTCTCAGCTACTCCGCCGCCCAGGGCGGCTTCATCGTCTTCGGCCTCATCTTCATCCTGGTCTCCCAGGTGGTGCGCTTCGCAGGCACCCGATGGATCGACGTCATCTTCCCGCCCGCCGCCATGGGCGCCATCGTGGCCATCATCGGCCTGGAGCTGGCCCCCGTGGCCACCAACATGGCGGGGCTCACGCCCGGCCCCGCGGTGCTGGGCATGCCTCTATCCACGGCCCTGGTCGTGTCCCTCGCCACCCTGGCCGTGACGATCCTGGCTTCGGTCCTGCTCCGGGGCTTCCTGGCGGTGATCCCCGTGCTGCTGGGCGTCATCGCCGGCTACCTGCTCTCCCTGGGCCTCGGCGTGGTGGACTTTCAGGCCGTGCGCCTGGCGCCCTGGTTCCAGGTACCCACCCTCTACGCGCCCACTTTCAACCTGCAGGCCATCCTCATCATCCTGCCCGCCTCCCTGGTGGTGCTGGCCGAGCACGTGGGCCACCTGGTGGTGACGGGCAACATCGTGGGCAAGGACCTGATGAAAGATCCCGGGCTGCACCGCTCCCTGCTGGGCGACGGCCTCTCCAACGTGCTGTCGGGCCTGGTGGGCGCCACGCCCAACACCACCTACGGCGAGAACATCGGCGTCATGGCCATCACCAAGGTCTACAGCGTGTGGGTCATCGGCGGCACGGCCTGCATCGCCATCCTGGTGTCCTTCTCCGGCAAGCTGGCGGCCATCATCCGCAGCATCCCGGTGCCCGTCATGGGCGGCGTCTGCATCCTGCTGTTCGGCGTCATCGCCGCGGCGGGCATCCGCATGCTCATCGAGAAGAAGGTGGACTACACCCAGTCGCGCAACCTCATCCTCACCTCGGTGGTGCTCATCAGCGGCATCAGCGGCGCCGCCGTGAAGCTGGGCACCGTCGAGCTCAAGGGCATGGCCCTGGGCACCGTGGTGGCCATCGCCCTGAGCCTGCTGTTCTGGGGCTTCGACCGCCTGGGCCTCAGCAACGATTCCGAAGCGCAGCACTAATCCCCATTCCCACCTTCCGGAGGACAGCATGGAACGGTTTTTCGGTTTGAAAGCCAGGGGCACCACGGTGGCCACGGAGGTGCTGGCCGGCACCACCACCTTCATCTCGCTGGCCTACGTGATCTCGCTGATCCCCAATGCCTTCCTCAAAGTGGCCGGCATCGCGCCGGCGCAGGGTTTCACGGCCTTCGTGGTCTGCGCCATCAT contains these protein-coding regions:
- a CDS encoding efflux RND transporter periplasmic adaptor subunit, with product MNHAIPCSLLTLALTATVACDRKAAPPEAKETHKEGITHAEEGAHLPLKDIRGLRFLVVPEPRAEGAWYPAEAIGDESAQAVLSSPVKGIVSAILIAPGQHVGSGAGLVTLQSPELARFKADWLSARAKRDRAEGELAREQRLFEAQAGSRRELEAARSEAATARADEEAARLALEARGQNPETAGAVLTVRAPKGGTVTAYKIQPGQGVEAGQDLGSFQAASAAIARLELPLPAPENWRPGAVTEVRQSDGQRWRARLEGTPTVLTTDTRRLSYRLRLLGGSLPIPGASLEVKVPLERAVYLPQAALQQTDGRWGVFVVDQAEAVFRPVRRGLDVKDEVLVAEGLKSGETVVAEGAYLLKAFQQKRAQPEAGGGHGH
- a CDS encoding efflux RND transporter permease subunit is translated as MPHDPYTVYTPQHRTLIRRWFDFLLPHKGWVFALSLAWGLAGVFTFAQLKRDLFPDMNLPILSVLIQSPGRATPELELSVAQPTEQALGGMPGVKRVATTVLPELVQVVVTFDGATDPWRARQLVAERLTGVIGSFPTGTRPPLMSSASGRLQELMEVVLESESVDPMKLRDYAEQVLGPRLQSLPGVARVERLGGQERSLQITLDPGKLRNLGVSLDRVMAALEQSHQDMATGVLEIQDKGWFMTVGSLAATPEEVRRLPVQAARGIVTLGEVADVREAPAFRRGLARHNGHEDVSLRIVKQPTAATLDVAEGVRTAVVELKKGLPEGMRLEVIYDQGRLVTRALNGVTLALLVGGIFVAMVLVVLLGNLRGALLVLAVLPLATFGAAIPLHFAGLGLNAMTLGGLAIAVGLLVDAAVIMVENLAHRLHTHKEQEESRRVALTRAAAEVATPILIAVLVILAVFIPLLSMGGIAGKLYAPLAVAVASAMTISLVLTFTLVPALVERFLPPGTSLDEPRFIAAIKRIYAPALGWALHHGPLVRVLALGLTVPSLWLAFQLGTNFLPTLDERAFMLLSKVPAESSLEAVDQANAHLDARLKTIPGVESVYRRSGRAEVTEDPCPITDSEIMVILKPVADERTVGMEVLEAAEAMPFPVEVNTPMQERIAEGIGGTPADIQVKVFGRHLEAIRGAIPELRERLLKVEGVRSVTPDTPDPMPRWRLVLDEEALRRLGVPRPLVTRTLQAALQGLPSEIRFEGPQRIERMVRFPNDGRMSPETLKGTPLVLDDGRALTLGQVARFEEASTPTLVRRESGQRRLGLNIRTSGDLGGTARRIEKALEGMKLPEGAFIKLGGKIEETRETQRRLGLAIVAALALVVGLLYIALKTWREVLVVLATLPDAFAGALVALWLTGETWNISSIVGMIGLFGVAVQNSLVLITQAKSLMAQGLPFEAALREASLGRVRPKLMTAGAAILGLMPMLFGFGGSELERPLAIAMVGGLVTSTLFTLLALPSFYAWVGKPKDGEVPTA